The Calorimonas adulescens genome has a segment encoding these proteins:
- a CDS encoding BMC domain-containing protein, whose protein sequence is MKQSLGLIEFTSIAKGIETTDYMIKAANVELLVSKTICPGKYISLVCGDVDAVNSSINTGLNIAGNSMVDYLLIPNVHHDVIPAITGSVQVETYEALGVVECYTVASLIMGADIAAKASKITLIEIRVGMGIGGKSFFTLTGRVSDVMDSVEKAAQYIQSHGYLVNKTVIPSPHRDIYKFIL, encoded by the coding sequence CCACAGATTACATGATCAAAGCTGCCAATGTGGAGCTGCTTGTATCTAAAACAATTTGCCCCGGTAAATATATATCGCTGGTGTGCGGCGACGTAGATGCAGTGAATAGTTCGATAAATACAGGGTTAAACATAGCCGGAAACTCAATGGTCGACTACCTGCTTATACCAAATGTCCACCATGATGTCATACCGGCAATAACGGGGAGTGTTCAGGTTGAAACATACGAGGCATTGGGTGTTGTTGAATGTTATACAGTGGCATCGCTGATTATGGGTGCTGATATTGCGGCTAAGGCGAGCAAAATTACACTTATAGAGATCAGGGTTGGAATGGGTATAGGTGGCAAATCATTCTTTACCCTTACCGGTAGAGTCAGTGACGTAATGGACTCTGTCGAGAAAGCGGCGCAATATATCCAAAGCCACGGCTATCTTGTAAACAAGACAGTTATCCCATCGCCACATAGGGATATTTATAAGTTTATCTTATAA